CACCTGGACCGTCCTAGTTTTGTCCTAAAACTAGTACTTCTTCCCAAGTAAATTCCGCTCTCGTGCCTCGGTTTGCCCTAAATCATCGGTGTGAATTTACGCATTTCCTCTCCGGCGGAGGTCAagtttctccaggttctcagtCGGGGCAGCTCAAAATTCGGGTTGACAGTCGATCTGACCAATCAGCGTGCGGTGGGTGAGCAAGGAGGCCCTTCTGAACGCGCATGCGCACCGGTCTTCCTCCGAAGATGGGCGGCTTCCGTATCTTGGGCCGCTGCACCGGTGGCTGGTGGAGGGGCCTGGGGGCCCACACACCGCCCAGGGACGCAGGCTGTAGCGCCAAGTCCCGGTGATTAAGCTCCCCCACTTTCGTGTAGGAGGAAGGTTAAGACAGGGGGAGGGGGAATGTACAGAATAAGGATTTACGTACATTGTAGGTTCTAATCCTGGTTCTGCTGTGTGACCCTAAGCCAGTTCCTGGGCCTCTCTGAACCACAGATCCTTCGGCTGTTAAGTGGAAGTTAAAAGTCGAAACTCAGTTTTCAGAAAACTCAACTCGGGCATTTTGAGGCGTTTGGAGACTGCAGGAAGAGGTGGGTGGAGTTAGAAATGGGATGTATTTCGCCGAACCAGTGATTCCCCTGTTGCTTCTCCCACCTCTTCCAGGCATCGTCTGCAACCACAAGGCTCCAGTAAACGGTCGGGTGTCCCCCGGGACCAGCCCTTCCCTGGGGTGCTGCAGCTAAAGACCCTCAGCAGGGAGGAGCTGGTTGGTGTGCTGAGGGAAGCCGTGGTGGACAAGAAAGGTGAGGGATGGAGGGACAGCTGTACAGGGACCCAGGAACGGAGCCTGCCACTCCTGAGCCAGCCTTCTGGGGTGTTGGCTCTCCACTGCAGCCCTGGAACCaaatccttttctgtttcctactGGCAGCATAAACTGCGACTAGCCAcataatctctctgagcctcagcattATGGGGACAGTGTTGGGGGTGTAAATAACCACAGTCTTGCCAGTAGTAGGCAATCAGTAACAAAAGTTGTTGTAATAATAAATTGTTTATTGATTGTCAAAATACAAGCTTTGGAGTCACATGTATCTAGATTCTGTAAGCAATTTGCCCTGTGGCTTTTGAAAAATAACCCAATTTCCCTGAACCTTCGATGAGTTGTTCATGTCCTCAGCTACGTACTGAACGTGTGCCAAACCACTGTCCTGGGTGGGCTCTACAGTGCCTGAGAGAAGTGGTTCCTATCCCCAGGGAGCCTACTTCTAGTGGGAGAAATGGCTTAATCAGCAAGTAAGTAGGTTGCTATTGATCAGTGCTACGAAGGAACTGAAACGCAATGTtatcacgcctgtaatcccagagactcaggaggctgaggcagaaagatcacaagttggacaatttagcaagaccttaggtcaaaataaaaaaataacaaggaatggggatgaagctcagtggtaaagtgcccctgggcgctcaatcctcagtacaaaaacaaaaaagaaagctgtGTGTGGTAGCATACTCTGCCTGtgatcccaatggctcaggaggctgagataggaggatccaGCCTCAGGAACAGCTGAGGtgtgaagcaactcagtgagaccctctctccaaataaaaaatacaaaaatgggctggggatgtggctcagtggttgagtgcccctgagttcaatccttataccaaaatgaataaatgaatgaatgagtgagtgagtggatgaatgaatgaatgacaaccCAATAATAATAAAGGGGAGTGCTGGGGATAAGGCTCAGGAGTAAagaaagtgcttctgggttctatccccagtactacaaaaaatagTTAATCAGGGTATTATGATGGCAAGGAAGTGGGTGGGGGACACAGTACATTGGGAATTTGCACCTCTCTTTTATAACACTTGAGCCAGGATGATATGGAGTCAGGCCTGTGAAAATCTggggcagaggaaacagcaagtgcaaaggccctgaggtggcaGGGAATTTGGCTTATGTCAAGAATAGGAAGTTCCGTTTGGAGTGAGGTTGATAACTCCTGTCTGAGAGTTCTTGTGGTGTCCCATGCTAAGATAAATgggaaagtgctttgtaaattcTTAAGTGCTGCATAAAGATTGACCATTGCTTTTGCTACTGTTTTTGCAATGTACATTTCAGGACCCCTGCTGACACTGAACAAACCCCAGGGTCTGCCAGTGACAGGTATGAGCAGGGGGTGTGGGCAGGAAATGCAGTTAAAGGGGGTTCCATGTGCCTGAGAGAGGGAATATGAATAAAAGGGGATGGTGGAATTCAGCTTTGGCTTCTGGCAGCAACTTGTACTTTTCCCTCTTATTTTCCAGGGAAACCGGGAGAGCTTACATTGCTCTCGGTGCTGCCTGAGCTGAGCCACTCCCTGGGACTCAGTGAGCAGGATCTCCATGTTGTCCGAGCAGCTGGGAAGTAAGTTATACAGGTGGGGGATTTAATTATTTGACAggtaatatatatgaaattccaGGTAGGGCACCAGGTATTTGGTAGCCACTTAGCGATTGGTACTTATTGTTGATAACTGGCTCTGAGCTCCCAGGGAGCAAGAGCAAAATGAGAAACACAGTAAGCTATCTAAGTCTTGCTGTTCAACAAGGGGAGATCTTACCTGTTTATCAGGAGGTCGCGGTGATAGTCTTGGCATTTCTTTTTGCCCTTAAGTGGGTCATTGTTCCTTGATAGGGTCTCCTTTTTTGTGAATGAGCCCAAGGTAACTTTTCTGATTTGTCCTGTTCTTATAGGGAGGCCTCTGGGCTGGTACTTCTTTCTAGTTGTCCCCAGACAGCAAGCCGCCTCCAGAAGTTCTTCATCCACTCAAGGAAGGCCCAGAGACCCACAGCCACCTACTGGTGAGAGTGAGGGGAGGCTTCTAGGGCCACGGAAAGGTCCCTGCAAACCACGCTGTGACCCTCTCCTACCACCATTCACAGTGCCATCACTGATGGGATCCCAGCTACTTCGGAGGGGAAGATCCAGGCAGCACTGAGGCTGGAATGCTCTGATGGCCTCAGTCTTGTGAGTCAGGGTttgacagggaggaggaggagtccCAGGTACGGACTGGGGTAGCCGGCTCCCTTGTCCCCTAACATGAGTGACCACTGCCTGTACTATGAGCCTGGCCCGAGTCTGTTAGGAGCGGGGTGTAGCTCCCAGGCGTGTGTGAGGCTTGCTCATTCTTGGCTGACACCACAGGTAGTACCAGTGAAGTCCCCATCCCGAAAGGACATCTTGGAAGGGGTCAGAAGGACTCACAGCCACTTCCGTGTGATGGCCACAGGCTCAGGCTGTGCCCTGGTCCAGCTGCAGCCACTGACAGGTAGGTCTGGAGCCTCAGCCAGCCTTTAGAACTGTACTTGGATCTGGGAGGCAGGGGGTGGGATGAAGAGGATGATTCCATAGCAGCTGGGGGGGCATTTGAGGAACCAAGGGTATAAGTGACCACTCCAGTGTCACTCTCCACAGCTGAGTAGTCCTTATTGCCAGTGGATGCAGCCATCCAGGGTTGAGCCCCACAGGCCAGGCACATTGCCAGCTGATGGTCCTGAGCTGCTCCTGTGCCCTGCCCTGGAGGCAGAGGCAACCTCACTGCCTCCTTGTGACCTGAGAATGGGGTGGTGTTTCCCCAGAGGGGAGCAGGGGGCAGCAGTGGATGGAATGAAGAGGAACTGCCTACCCATCTCTCCCATCTCTGTCACCCAGCGTTCCCTGATCAGCTGCAGGTGCACATGATGCTGCAGCTCTGCCCTCTGCTTGGGGACCACACCTATTCTGCTCGCATGGGCACAGTCCTGGGTCAGCGCTTTCTGTTTTCAGCCCAGAGCACCAAGCCCCAAAGACAGGTACCCAAGCTCTTACTTCCTTCCAGGGTTGAGGGTGGCCAGCATCTCCAGATACTAGCTATGCAGCTTGGGACTGGAAGGCAGCCCTCTTGGCTTCCAGGGTTGTCTATACTGCTATCTTGCTGTGTGGCTTAAATACCCTCTTTCTTGGGCTTCATTCTGCCCATTTGTTTAATAAGGGAGTTGGTGTGGCTGATTTCTAAAAGCCCTTCTAAGTCTGCCATTCACAGGTTGTGTATATGAGGGCACATCTACCAACTCTAACAAGTAATTCTGACGTACAGTGATCTAATGCTTATATTAAGTCCTGTTCATGGTAGTGGGTGTGGAGTGGGCTTTGTTCCAGGCAGTCTCTCAGGGGCCCAGGCTGTTGGTAATCCAGCCAGATGATGAGAGTGTAGGTTCATATAGATGAGGATTTTATGGACCAGGTCTGGATGTGGCATGTGTGCTTCCACTCATACTCCGCTGGCTAGAGCTCAGTCACATGGCCTTACCACACTGCATGAGGAGTTGCAGAAGGGATGTATTTTAGCTGTGCGCTCAGGAGAAAACTGGTTTGGTGGACCCCCGAACTAGTGTGAgaatgtgtatgcatgtgtgtcttTGTGCAGAGAAGAAATAATCATAGCTGCCGGCCAGGAGGGGATggggagagcaggagggaggaagtgCTCTCTTCACATTTGGTTAGAGCTGGTGCTTAGCTGGTGGGAACATAGGTGGCTTAGTACTCACTCACTCCTCCCCAGGTCCTGGATGAAGCCCTCCTCAGATGCCTGCACCTGACTCCCTCCCAGGCTTCCCAGCTGCCCTTACACCTCCACTTGCACAGTCTTCTCCTCCCAGGCCCAAGGCCCAGGGACACCCCCATGGAGCTTCTGGCACCCCTGCCCCCTTATTTCTCCAGGACCCTACAGTACCTGGGGCTCTGCCAACATAGGCCTCTCTTCTTGACCCCCCAGCTGGACACAGAGGGCAGTGAGGGGAGGGGGCCTGTGACCAGCCAGGTCCAAAGAGAATGAAGTCAGTGTTCAACATGGTAAAGGACATGTTTTAGGGTCCTGGCTCTGCGGTCAGGCAAACCTGGCTAGGCCTCTTGCTTGCTGTGTGGTGTTGGGCAAATGATTTCTCTCTGGACTTGATATAATAAAAGTTCCTACCTCATGGTCTGGGTTTGAGGATTTGTTGAGAAAGTAAATGTTTACTGTGGACCATGCTTTCTACTGATCTGAATATATGGTCTTTTTATTTGGCAGTTTCTATTGTGAACCTGACTAGAAAGAgatgttagatttttaaaaattgtggccaaaaaaaaaaaaaaaaaaaaaaaaaacatttctccctcttttgagatgaggtcttgctatgttgctcaggctggcctcaagcaatcctgcctcaacctccctaagTAATTGTGTACTTAATGTATTATATAACCAAAAAAGGTTTCATCTTCTAAAAGTGAAACTTCGTACCCACTGGACACTAACTTATCATTTTCCCTACTCCCAGTCCCTGGTAGCCACCATTATACTTTCTATGAAATATCTCCATCTAAGTGGAGATATTAgatcttttactttaaaaaattgtgaagctgggtatggtggtgcacacctataatcccagaggtttgggaggctgaggcaggaggattgcaagttcaaggccagccttagctaTTTATTGACATCCTAAGtgactgagaccctgtctcaaaattaaaaaaaaaaatagattaaaaggactggggatgtgactcattggttaagcactgctggttccatccccagtaccaaataaataaataaataaacaataaaataaaaaaattttgaaatagctgggctcagtggcacttgcctgtaatcccagtgacctgagggtggaggatcataagttccaggcctggggaacttagcaagaccc
This DNA window, taken from Sciurus carolinensis chromosome 19, mSciCar1.2, whole genome shotgun sequence, encodes the following:
- the Rpusd3 gene encoding mitochondrial mRNA pseudouridine synthase RPUSD3 gives rise to the protein MGGFRILGRCTGGWWRGLGAHTPPRDAGCSAKSRHRLQPQGSSKRSGVPRDQPFPGVLQLKTLSREELVGVLREAVVDKKGPLLTLNKPQGLPVTGKPGELTLLSVLPELSHSLGLSEQDLHVVRAAGKEASGLVLLSSCPQTASRLQKFFIHSRKAQRPTATYCAITDGIPATSEGKIQAALRLECSDGLSLVVPVKSPSRKDILEGVRRTHSHFRVMATGSGCALVQLQPLTAFPDQLQVHMMLQLCPLLGDHTYSARMGTVLGQRFLFSAQSTKPQRQVLDEALLRCLHLTPSQASQLPLHLHLHSLLLPGPRPRDTPMELLAPLPPYFSRTLQYLGLCQHRPLFLTPQLDTEGSEGRGPVTSQVQRE